A genomic stretch from Theropithecus gelada isolate Dixy chromosome 2, Tgel_1.0, whole genome shotgun sequence includes:
- the ACKR2 gene encoding atypical chemokine receptor 2, protein MLGLTIFFPHASTGHRDWALPSNMAATASPQPLTTEDAGPENSSFYYYDYLDEVTFMLCRKDAVVSFGKIFLPVFYSLIFVLGLSGNLLLLMVLLRYVPRRQMTEVYLLNLAISNLLFLVTLPFWGISVAWHWVFGSFLCKMVSTLYTTNFYSGIFFISCMSLDKYLEIVHAQPYHRLRTRAKSLLLATIVWAVSLAVSIPDMVFVQTHENPKGVWNCHADFGGHGTIWKLFLRFQQNLLGFLLPLLVMIFFYARIGCVLVRLRPPGQGRALKIAAALVVAFFVLWFPYNLTLFLHTLLDLQVFGNCKVSQHLDYALQVTESIAFLHCCFSPILYAFSSRRFRQYLKAFLAAVLGWHLAPGTAQVPLSNCSESSILTAQEEMTGMNDLGERQSENSPNKEDVGNKSA, encoded by the coding sequence ATGCTAGGTCTCACCATATTTTTCCCCCACGCCTCTACAGGACATCGGGACTGGGCACTTCCTTCCAACATGGCCGCCACTGCCTCTCCACAGCCACTCACCACTGAGGATGCCGGTCCTGAGAATAGCAGCTTCTATTACTATGACTACCTGGATGAGGTGACCTTCATGCTCTGCAGGAAGGATGCAGTGGTGTCCTTTGGCAAAATCTTCCTGCCAGTCTTCTATAGCCTGATTTTTGTGTTGGGCCTGAGCGGGAACCTCCTTCTTCTCATGGTCTTGCTCCGGTACGTGCCTCGCAGGCAGATGACTGAGGTCTATCTGCTGAATCTGGCCATCTCCAACCTTCTGTTTCTGGTGACACTGCCCTTCTGGGGCATCTCCGTGGCCTGGCATTGGGTCTTTGGGAGTTTCTTGTGCAAGATGGTGAGCACTCTTTATACTACTAACTTTTACAGTGGCATCTTTTTCATTAGCTGCATGAGCCTGGACAAGTACCTGGAGATTGTTCATGCTCAGCCCTACCACAGGCTGAGAACCCGGGCCAAGAGCCTGCTCCTTGCTACCATAGTATGGGCTGTGTCCCTGGCCGTCTCCATCCCTGATATGGTCTTTGTACAGACACATGAAAATCCCAAGGGTGTGTGGAACTGCCACGCAGATTTCGGCGGGCATGGGACCATTTGGAAGCTCTTCCTCCGCTTCCAGCAGAACCTCCTAGGGTTTCTCCTTCCACTCCTTGTCATGATCTTCTTCTATGCCCGTATTGGTTGTGTCTTGGTGAGGCTGAGGCCCCCAGGCCAGGGCCGGGCTCTAAAAATAGCTGCAGCCTTGGTGGTGGCCTTCTTCGTGCTATGGTTCCCATACAATCTCACCTTGTTTCTGCATACACTGTTGGACCTGCAAGTATTCGGGAACTGTAAGGTCAGCCAGCATCTAGACTACGCACTCCAGGTGACAGAGAGCATCGCCTTCCTTCACTGCTGCTTTTCACCCATCCTGTATGCCTTCTCCAGTCGCCGCTTCCGCCAGTACCTGAAGGCTTTCCTGGCCGCTGTGCTTGGATGGCACCTGGCACCTGGCACTGCCCAGGTCCCATTATCCAACTGTTCTGAGAGCAGCATACTTACTGCCCAAGAAGAAATGACTGGCATGAATGACCTTGGGGAGAGGCAGTCTGAGAACTCCCCTAACAAGGAGGATGTGGGGAATAAATCAGCCTGA